From Bradyrhizobium erythrophlei:
GACAGCCCGATGATCGAGCTTGACGCGGTTCAGGACCGCCATCGCCTCAGCGCGCGGGTCCGATGTCTCGCGGTTCGGACCGACCACCCCGGCGATGACATTTTCCAGCACGGAGACATCGCGAAACGGCTGGACGATCTGGAAGGTGCGGCCGATACCCAGCCGCGCCAGGCGATGCGGTGGCTGTCCGGTGATATCCCGGCCGTCGAACGTCACCGTTCCCTTGGTCGGGCGGATGAAGCCGGAGATGGTCTCGAACAGCGTGGTCTTGCCGGCGCCGTTCGGGCCGATCAGGCCGACGATCTCGTGGCCGGCAAGATCGAACGACACTTCGTCGACCGCCCGCAAGCCGCCGAACCAGCGCGAGACACCGCGGACCTGCAGCAGCGGCGGGTTCATTTCCGCCTCCGCGTCATTGAATCCGCAAACAAACCCCAGAGCCCTCGCGGCGCCAGCCGCATCGCCAGAATCAGGATGACGCCGTAGACGATGAGATGAATGCCGGCGAGCCTGCCCGCCAGCATGCCGCGCAAGAGCTCGGTCAGGGGTACCAGGACCACGGCGCCGAGCAGCGGACCGAACAGCGAGCCGAGGCCGCCGACAAAAGAGAACACCAGCGCATCGATCGAAAGCGGCACGCCGAGCACGGATTCAGGGTCGATGAACAGCACGTAATTGGCGTAGACCGGCCCGACCAAAGCCGCCAACGCCCCGCTGATCGCAGCGGCAATCACCTTTCCCTGCACCACGTCGATACCGAGCGCCGCCGCGGAGCGCTCATTCTCCCTGATCGCCAGAAAGACGTAGCCGAGACGCGAGCGATGGATGGCAAGGATGACGGCCGATACGATGGCGAGAATTGCGAGCGCCGCGTAACAGAAACCGAGCTTGGAGCCGAATTGCAAGTTCGCGAAATCGGGTTTCGACGGGATCGCCAATCCGTTGGCGCCGCCGAGCGCTGGGACGTTGCTGACGATATGCAGCGCCATTTCGGCCAGCGCGAGCGTGACCAGCGCGAAATAGACGCCCGACAATTTGCGGCGAAAAACCGTGTAGCCCATCAGTGCGCCGAGTGCGCCGCCGATGGCCGCGGCGGCGATCAGGCCGAGCCAGGGACTGACGCCGAAATTGAGATACAGCGCGGTCGAGACGTAGGCTCCGGCGCCGACGAACAACGCGTGCCCAAGCGACATCTGTCCGGCCATCCCGCCCAGGATATTCCAGGCCAGCGCAACCGAGCCGTAAAGTGCCACCAGCACGAAGATGTGCTGCCCATAGATGGACAACAAAGGTGCCACGCCGGCCAGCAGCGCGACCGCGAGGCCGAGGACAAGCATCGGTCTCATAGCCTGCGCCCTCCCAAAAGCCCCTCCGGCTTGAACAGCAGGAACAGGATGAAGATGGCGTAGGTGATGATGAAATTGATCGAGCCGCCCGTCACCAGACCGCCGACCGCTTCGACGAGGCCGATGATGAATCCGCCTATCAGCGCGCCGGCGAAATTGCCCATGCTGCCGAGCACCACGACGATGAACGCGGTCAGCGTGAAGTTAGAGCCGACCGAAGGACTGACATAATTGAACGGCGCGATCAGCGGCGCCACCAGGCCGAGCGAGCCGACGCCGATGCAGAATGCCAGCAGATACATCCGGTCGACGTTGACGCCGCTCATCAGCGCCGCATCGCGGTCCTGCGCCGCCGCACGGATCAGCCGGCCAAGTTCAGTCGAACGCAGAAACCAGTACAGCCCGAGGCAGAGCGCGATCGACACCGCACTGGCGATCAGGGCTGCAGCCTGGATGAACACATTGCCGACCCGCACGATATGCCCTGACAGCACGGACGGGATGGCGTGGAGGTCCGCCGTGAAAAGCGCCAGCATGGCGTTCTGCAGGATCAGCGACAATCCGAGCGTCACCACGATCTGGTTGTGCTCGGGTGCCGTGATGACCGGCGCGATCAGCAATTTGTAGGTAAAGGCGGCTGCCAGCGTGA
This genomic window contains:
- a CDS encoding branched-chain amino acid ABC transporter permease — its product is MDLLPLLPQALADGLLLGGVYAIVAVGLTMTFGVLRIVNFAHGDFLAVGLYLTYLGATWLGLDPYVSLVLVLPLVTLAAAFTYKLLIAPVITAPEHNQIVVTLGLSLILQNAMLALFTADLHAIPSVLSGHIVRVGNVFIQAAALIASAVSIALCLGLYWFLRSTELGRLIRAAAQDRDAALMSGVNVDRMYLLAFCIGVGSLGLVAPLIAPFNYVSPSVGSNFTLTAFIVVVLGSMGNFAGALIGGFIIGLVEAVGGLVTGGSINFIITYAIFILFLLFKPEGLLGGRRL
- a CDS encoding branched-chain amino acid ABC transporter permease; the encoded protein is MRPMLVLGLAVALLAGVAPLLSIYGQHIFVLVALYGSVALAWNILGGMAGQMSLGHALFVGAGAYVSTALYLNFGVSPWLGLIAAAAIGGALGALMGYTVFRRKLSGVYFALVTLALAEMALHIVSNVPALGGANGLAIPSKPDFANLQFGSKLGFCYAALAILAIVSAVILAIHRSRLGYVFLAIRENERSAAALGIDVVQGKVIAAAISGALAALVGPVYANYVLFIDPESVLGVPLSIDALVFSFVGGLGSLFGPLLGAVVLVPLTELLRGMLAGRLAGIHLIVYGVILILAMRLAPRGLWGLFADSMTRRRK
- a CDS encoding ABC transporter ATP-binding protein — encoded protein: MNPPLLQVRGVSRWFGGLRAVDEVSFDLAGHEIVGLIGPNGAGKTTLFETISGFIRPTKGTVTFDGRDITGQPPHRLARLGIGRTFQIVQPFRDVSVLENVIAGVVGPNRETSDPRAEAMAVLNRVKLDHRAVALARNLSLPEKKRLEIARALATRPRLLLLDEVMAGLTPAEIDEIMVILADIRSGGIALLIVEHVMRAIMSLSDRLVVMANGRKIAEGLPAAVAAEPAVIEAYLGRRHHGAA